Proteins found in one Microcella daejeonensis genomic segment:
- the secA gene encoding preprotein translocase subunit SecA produces MANVLERVLRVGEGRILRRLKAYAEAINQLEDDFTDLTDEELKNETAELRERYGNGESLDDLLPEAFAAVREASKRTLGMRHFDVQLMGGAALHLGNIAEMKTGEGKTLVATLAAYLNAIPARGVHVITVNDYLASYQSELMGRIFRALGMTTGCILSGQTPEVRRQQYACDITYGTNNEFGFDYLRDNMAWQSSDMVQRGHFFAVVDEVDSILIDEARTPLIISGPSSGEANRWFTEFARIATRLVPGEDFEVDEKKRTVGVLEPGIEKVEDHLGIDNLYESANTPLISFLNNSIKAAALFKRDKDYVVMNGEVLIVDEHTGRILAGRRYNEGIHQAIEAKEGVTVKAENQTLATVTLQNYFRLYSKISGMTGTAETEAAEFMSTYKLGVVPIPTNKPMKRIDQSDLVYKNEQSKFEQVVEDIVERHAKGQPVLVGTTSVEKSELLSRMLAKRGVRHEVLNAKNHAREAAIIAQAGRHGSVTVATNMAGRGTDIMLGGNAEFLAVTEMNAKGLSPVDTPEEYEAEWDAVFSRVKEQVQVEAERVIEAGGLYVLGTERHESRRIDNQLRGRSGRQGDPGESRFYLSLQDDLMRLFNAGAAEALMSRSTVPDDLAIESKVVSRAIRSAQSQVESRNAEIRKNVLKYDDVLNRQREAIYTDRRHILEGDDLQDRVQVFLEQVITEIVETHTAAGHSDDWDFEQMWTELKTLYPVSLTIDEVLSEGGTKITPQFLVRELVSDAKLAYSKREESLGRTATRELERRVVLSVIDRRWRDHLYEMDYLKDGIGLRAMAQRDPLIEYQREGYALFQSMMGQIREDAVGFLFNLEVEVTGGKGTAQVTAKGLNAPQTPQNLSYTAPSADGEVEVRNQRGQLQQAETAKARTASPAASAAAPAGPAGRAPARVAGGAKGAFGQRTEGDAPAPVNRAQRRAGDKKK; encoded by the coding sequence GTGGCGAATGTTCTCGAGCGCGTCCTGCGCGTGGGCGAAGGCCGGATCCTGCGCAGGCTGAAGGCGTACGCGGAGGCGATCAACCAGCTGGAGGACGACTTCACCGACCTCACCGACGAGGAGCTGAAGAACGAGACCGCGGAGCTGCGCGAGCGCTACGGCAACGGTGAGTCGCTCGACGATCTGCTCCCCGAGGCCTTCGCCGCCGTGCGCGAGGCATCGAAGCGCACGCTCGGCATGCGTCACTTCGACGTCCAGCTGATGGGCGGCGCGGCCCTGCACCTCGGCAACATCGCCGAGATGAAGACCGGTGAGGGCAAGACCCTCGTCGCGACGCTCGCCGCCTACCTCAACGCCATCCCGGCCCGCGGCGTGCACGTCATCACGGTCAACGACTACCTCGCCAGCTACCAGTCCGAGCTCATGGGCCGCATCTTCCGCGCCCTGGGTATGACGACCGGTTGCATCCTCTCGGGCCAGACCCCCGAGGTGCGCCGGCAGCAGTACGCCTGCGACATCACCTACGGCACGAACAACGAATTCGGCTTCGACTACCTGCGCGACAACATGGCCTGGCAGTCGAGCGACATGGTGCAGCGCGGGCACTTCTTCGCGGTCGTCGACGAAGTCGACTCCATCCTCATCGACGAGGCCCGCACGCCGCTCATCATCTCCGGCCCGTCCTCGGGCGAGGCGAACCGCTGGTTCACCGAGTTCGCGCGCATCGCGACGCGACTGGTGCCGGGGGAGGACTTCGAGGTCGACGAAAAGAAGCGCACCGTCGGCGTGCTCGAGCCCGGCATCGAGAAGGTCGAGGACCACCTCGGCATCGACAACCTCTACGAGTCGGCGAACACCCCGCTCATCTCGTTCCTCAACAACTCGATCAAGGCGGCGGCGCTCTTCAAGCGCGACAAGGACTACGTCGTCATGAACGGCGAGGTCCTCATCGTCGACGAGCACACCGGCCGCATCCTCGCCGGTCGTCGCTACAACGAGGGCATCCACCAGGCGATCGAGGCGAAGGAGGGCGTGACGGTCAAGGCCGAGAACCAGACGCTCGCCACGGTCACCCTGCAGAACTACTTCCGCCTCTACTCGAAGATCTCGGGCATGACCGGTACCGCCGAGACCGAGGCGGCCGAGTTCATGAGCACCTACAAGCTCGGCGTGGTCCCCATCCCGACGAACAAGCCGATGAAGCGCATCGACCAGTCCGACCTCGTCTACAAGAACGAGCAGTCGAAGTTCGAGCAGGTCGTCGAGGACATCGTCGAGCGCCACGCGAAGGGCCAGCCCGTGCTCGTCGGCACGACGAGCGTCGAGAAGAGCGAGCTGCTCTCGCGCATGCTCGCCAAGCGCGGCGTGCGCCACGAGGTGCTGAACGCCAAGAACCACGCGCGCGAGGCCGCGATCATCGCGCAGGCCGGGCGGCACGGATCCGTCACGGTCGCGACCAACATGGCCGGCCGCGGCACCGACATCATGCTGGGCGGCAACGCCGAGTTCCTCGCCGTCACCGAGATGAACGCCAAGGGCCTCAGCCCGGTCGACACCCCGGAGGAGTACGAGGCCGAGTGGGACGCCGTGTTCAGCCGCGTCAAGGAGCAGGTGCAGGTCGAGGCCGAGCGCGTGATCGAGGCCGGAGGCCTGTACGTGCTCGGCACCGAGCGCCACGAGTCGCGGCGCATCGACAACCAGCTGCGCGGTCGCTCCGGTCGTCAGGGCGACCCGGGCGAGAGCCGGTTCTACCTCTCCCTGCAGGACGACCTCATGCGGCTGTTCAACGCCGGCGCCGCCGAGGCGCTCATGTCGCGGTCGACCGTGCCCGACGACCTCGCCATCGAGTCCAAGGTCGTGAGCCGCGCCATCCGCTCGGCGCAGTCGCAGGTCGAGAGCCGCAACGCCGAGATCCGCAAGAACGTTCTCAAGTACGACGACGTCCTGAACCGTCAGCGCGAGGCGATCTACACCGACCGCCGCCACATCCTCGAGGGCGACGACCTCCAGGATCGCGTGCAGGTGTTCCTCGAGCAGGTCATCACCGAGATCGTCGAGACGCACACCGCAGCCGGTCACTCGGACGACTGGGACTTCGAGCAGATGTGGACGGAGCTCAAGACGCTCTACCCCGTCTCCCTGACGATCGACGAGGTCCTCAGCGAGGGCGGCACGAAGATCACCCCGCAGTTCCTCGTGCGAGAGCTCGTCTCCGACGCCAAGCTCGCCTACTCCAAGCGCGAGGAGAGCCTCGGCCGCACGGCGACCCGTGAGCTCGAGCGCCGTGTCGTGCTGAGCGTCATCGATCGGCGCTGGCGCGACCACCTCTACGAGATGGACTACCTCAAGGACGGCATCGGCCTGCGCGCGATGGCCCAGCGAGACCCGCTCATCGAGTACCAGCGCGAGGGCTACGCGCTCTTCCAGTCGATGATGGGCCAGATCCGCGAGGACGCCGTCGGATTCCTGTTCAACCTCGAGGTGGAGGTCACCGGGGGCAAGGGCACCGCGCAGGTCACCGCGAAGGGGCTCAACGCCCCGCAGACGCCGCAGAACCTCAGCTACACGGCCCCGAGCGCCGACGGCGAGGTCGAGGTGCGCAACCAGCGCGGCCAGCTGCAGCAGGCCGAGACCGCCAAGGCGCGCACCGCGTCGCCGGCGGCGTCCGCCGCTGCTCCCGCCGGCCCGGCCGGCCGCGCTCCCGCGCGGGTCGCGGGGGGCGCGAAGGGCGCCTTCGGCCAGCGCACCGAGGGCGATGCCCCGGCGCCGGTCAACCGCGCCCAGCGCCGCGCCGGCGACAAGAAGAAGTAG